A window of the Homo sapiens chromosome 18, GRCh38.p14 Primary Assembly genome harbors these coding sequences:
- the SLC39A6 gene encoding zinc transporter ZIP6 isoform 2 (isoform 2 is encoded by transcript variant 2) yields MGIQVPLNATEFNYLCPAIINQIDARSCLIHTSEKKAEIPPKTYSLQIAWVGGFIAISIISFLSLLGVILVPLMNRVFFKFLLSFLVALAVGTLSGDAFLHLLPHSHASHHHSHSHEEPAMEMKRGPLFSHLSSQNIEESAYFDSTWKGLTALGGLYFMFLVEHVLTLIKQFKDKKKKNQKKPENDDDVEIKKQLSKYESQLSTNEEKVDTDDRTEGYLRADSQEPSHFDSQQPAVLEEEEVMIAHAHPQEVYNEYVPRGCKNKCHSHFHDTLGQSDDLIHHHHDYHHILHHHHHQNHHPHSHSQRYSREELKDAGVATLAWMVIMGDGLHNFSDGLAIGAAFTEGLSSGLSTSVAVFCHELPHELGDFAVLLKAGMTVKQAVLYNALSAMLAYLGMATGIFIGHYAENVSMWIFALTAGLFMYVALVDMVSF; encoded by the exons ATGGGCATCCAGGTTCCGCTGAATGCAACAGAGTTCAACTATCTCTGTCCAGCCATCATCAACCAAATTGATGCTAGATCTTGTCTGATTCATACAAGTGAAAAGAAGGCTGAAATCCCTCCAAAGACCTATTCATTACAAATAG CCTGGGTTGGTGGTTTTATAGCCATTTCCATCATCAGTTTCCTGTCTCTGCTGGGGGTTATCTTAGTGCCTCTCATGAATCGGgtgtttttcaaatttctccTGAGTTTCCTTGTGGCACTGGCCGTTGGGACTTTGAGTGGTGATGCTTTTTTACACCTTCTTCCACAT TCTCATGCAAGTCACCACCATAGTCATAGCCATGAAGAACCAGCAATGGAAATGAAAAGAGGACCACTTTTCAGTCATCTGTCTTCTCAAAACATAGAAGAAAGTGCCTATTTTGATTCCACGTGGAAGGGTCTAACAGCTCTAGGAGGCCTGTATTTCATGTTTCTTGTTGAACATGTCCTCACATTGATCAAACAATTTAAAGATAAGaagaaaaag AATCAGAAGAAACctgaaaatgatgatgatgtgGAGATTAAGAAGCAGTTGTCCAAGTATGAATCTCAACTTTCAACAAATGAGGAGAAAGTAGATACAGATGATC GAACTGAAGGCTATTTACGAGCAGACTCACAAGAGCCCTCCCACTTTGATTCTCAGCAGCCTGCAGTCTTGGAAGAAGAAGAGGTCATGATAGCTCATGCTCATCCACAGGAAGTCTACAATGAATATGTACCCAGAGGGTGCAAGAATAAATGCCATTCACATTTCCACGATACACTCGGCCAGTCAGACGATCTCATTCACCACCATCATGACTACCATCATATtctccatcatcaccaccaccaaaacCACCATCCTCACAGTCACAGCCAGCGCTACTCTCGGGAGGAGCTGAAAGATGCCGGCGTCGCCACTCTGGCCTGGATGGTGATAATGGGTGATGGCCTGCACAATTTCAGCGATGGCCTAGCAATTg GTGCTGCTTTTACTGAAGGCTTATCAAGTGGTTTAAGTACTTCTGTTGCTGTGTTCTGTCATGAGTTGCCTCATGAATTAG GTGACTTTGCTGTTCTACTAAAGGCTGGCATGACCGTTAAGCAGGCTGTCCTTTATAATGCATTGTCAGCCATGCTGGCGTATCTTGGAATGGCAACAGGAATTTTCATTGGTCATTATGCTGAAAATGTTTCTATGTGGATATTTGCACTTACTGCTGGCTTATTCATGTATGTTGCTCTGGTTGATATGGTAAGTTTTTAA
- the SLC39A6 gene encoding zinc transporter ZIP6 isoform 1 precursor (isoform 1 precursor is encoded by transcript variant 1), whose product MARKLSVILILTFALSVTNPLHELKAAAFPQTTEKISPNWESGINVDLAISTRQYHLQQLFYRYGENNSLSVEGFRKLLQNIGIDKIKRIHIHHDHDHHSDHEHHSDHERHSDHEHHSEHEHHSDHDHHSHHNHAASGKNKRKALCPDHDSDSSGKDPRNSQGKGAHRPEHASGRRNVKDSVSASEVTSTVYNTVSEGTHFLETIETPRPGKLFPKDVSSSTPPSVTSKSRVSRLAGRKTNESVSEPRKGFMYSRNTNENPQECFNASKLLTSHGMGIQVPLNATEFNYLCPAIINQIDARSCLIHTSEKKAEIPPKTYSLQIAWVGGFIAISIISFLSLLGVILVPLMNRVFFKFLLSFLVALAVGTLSGDAFLHLLPHSHASHHHSHSHEEPAMEMKRGPLFSHLSSQNIEESAYFDSTWKGLTALGGLYFMFLVEHVLTLIKQFKDKKKKNQKKPENDDDVEIKKQLSKYESQLSTNEEKVDTDDRTEGYLRADSQEPSHFDSQQPAVLEEEEVMIAHAHPQEVYNEYVPRGCKNKCHSHFHDTLGQSDDLIHHHHDYHHILHHHHHQNHHPHSHSQRYSREELKDAGVATLAWMVIMGDGLHNFSDGLAIGAAFTEGLSSGLSTSVAVFCHELPHELGDFAVLLKAGMTVKQAVLYNALSAMLAYLGMATGIFIGHYAENVSMWIFALTAGLFMYVALVDMVPEMLHNDASDHGCSRWGYFFLQNAGMLLGFGIMLLISIFEHKIVFRINF is encoded by the exons ATGGCGAGGAAGTTATCTGTAATCTTGATCCTGACCTTTGCCCTCTCTGTCACAAATCCCCTTCATGAACTAAAAGCAGCTGCTTTCCCCCAGACCACTGAGAAAATTAGTCCGAATTGGGAATCTGGCATTAATGTTGACTTGGCAATTTCCACACGGCAATATCATCTACAACAGCTTTTCTACCGCTATGGAGAAAATAATTCTTTGTCAGTTGAAGGGTTcagaaaattacttcaaaatatagGCATAGATAAGATTAAAAGAATCCATATACACCATGACCACGACCATCACTCAGACCACGAGCATCACTCAGACCATGAGCGTCACTCAGACCATGAGCATCACTCAGAGCACGAGCATCACTCTGACCATGATCATCACTCTCACCATAATCATGCTGCTTCTGGTAAAAATAAGCGAAAAGCTCTTTGCCCAGACCATGACTCAGATAGTTCAGGTAAAGATCCTAGAAACAGCCAGGGGAAAGGAGCTCACCGACCAGAACATGCCAGTGGTAGAAGGAATGTCAAGGACAGTGTTAGTGCTAGTGAAGTGACCTCAACTGTGTACAACACTGTCTCTGAAGGAACTCACTTTCTAGAGACAATAGAGACTCCAAGACCTGGAAAACTCTTCCCCAAAGATGTAAGCAGCTCCACTCCACCCAGTGTCACATCAAAGAGCCGGGTGAGCCGGCTGGCTGGTAGGAAAACAAATGAATCTGTGAGTGAGCCCCGAAAAGGCTTTATGTATTccagaaacacaaatgaaaatccTCAGGAG TGTTTCAATGCATCAAAGCTACTGACATCTCATGGCATGGGCATCCAGGTTCCGCTGAATGCAACAGAGTTCAACTATCTCTGTCCAGCCATCATCAACCAAATTGATGCTAGATCTTGTCTGATTCATACAAGTGAAAAGAAGGCTGAAATCCCTCCAAAGACCTATTCATTACAAATAG CCTGGGTTGGTGGTTTTATAGCCATTTCCATCATCAGTTTCCTGTCTCTGCTGGGGGTTATCTTAGTGCCTCTCATGAATCGGgtgtttttcaaatttctccTGAGTTTCCTTGTGGCACTGGCCGTTGGGACTTTGAGTGGTGATGCTTTTTTACACCTTCTTCCACAT TCTCATGCAAGTCACCACCATAGTCATAGCCATGAAGAACCAGCAATGGAAATGAAAAGAGGACCACTTTTCAGTCATCTGTCTTCTCAAAACATAGAAGAAAGTGCCTATTTTGATTCCACGTGGAAGGGTCTAACAGCTCTAGGAGGCCTGTATTTCATGTTTCTTGTTGAACATGTCCTCACATTGATCAAACAATTTAAAGATAAGaagaaaaag AATCAGAAGAAACctgaaaatgatgatgatgtgGAGATTAAGAAGCAGTTGTCCAAGTATGAATCTCAACTTTCAACAAATGAGGAGAAAGTAGATACAGATGATC GAACTGAAGGCTATTTACGAGCAGACTCACAAGAGCCCTCCCACTTTGATTCTCAGCAGCCTGCAGTCTTGGAAGAAGAAGAGGTCATGATAGCTCATGCTCATCCACAGGAAGTCTACAATGAATATGTACCCAGAGGGTGCAAGAATAAATGCCATTCACATTTCCACGATACACTCGGCCAGTCAGACGATCTCATTCACCACCATCATGACTACCATCATATtctccatcatcaccaccaccaaaacCACCATCCTCACAGTCACAGCCAGCGCTACTCTCGGGAGGAGCTGAAAGATGCCGGCGTCGCCACTCTGGCCTGGATGGTGATAATGGGTGATGGCCTGCACAATTTCAGCGATGGCCTAGCAATTg GTGCTGCTTTTACTGAAGGCTTATCAAGTGGTTTAAGTACTTCTGTTGCTGTGTTCTGTCATGAGTTGCCTCATGAATTAG GTGACTTTGCTGTTCTACTAAAGGCTGGCATGACCGTTAAGCAGGCTGTCCTTTATAATGCATTGTCAGCCATGCTGGCGTATCTTGGAATGGCAACAGGAATTTTCATTGGTCATTATGCTGAAAATGTTTCTATGTGGATATTTGCACTTACTGCTGGCTTATTCATGTATGTTGCTCTGGTTGATATG